In the Klebsiella aerogenes KCTC 2190 genome, one interval contains:
- the pgm gene encoding phosphoglucomutase (alpha-D-glucose-1,6-bisphosphate-dependent) codes for MAIDKRAGQPAQQSDLINVAQLTAQYYVLKPEAGNAEHAVKFGTSGHRGSAGRHNFNEQHILAIAQAIAENRAKNGITGPCYVGKDTHALSEPAFISVLEVLAANGVDVIVQENNGFTPTPAVSNAILVHNKKGGPLADGIVITPSHNPPEDGGIKYNPPNGGPADTNVTKVVENRANELLAAGLQGVKRISLDAALASGHVKEQDLVQPFIEGLADIVDMAAIQKAGLKLGVDPLGGSGIEYWKRIGEHYKLDLTIVNDQVDQTFRFMHLDKDGAIRMDCSSECAMAGLLALRDKFDLAFANDPDYDRHGIVTPAGLMNPNHYLAVAINYLFQHRPQWGKDVAVGKTLVSSAMIDRVVNDLGRKLVEVPVGFKWFVDGLFDGSFGFGGEESAGASFLRFDGTPWSTDKDGIIMCLLAAEITAVTGKNPQEHYNELAERFGAPSYNRLQASATSAQKAALSKLSPEMVSADTLAGDPITARLTAAPGNGASIGGLKVMTDNGWFAARPSGTEDAYKIYCESFLGEEHRKLIEKEAVEIVSEVLKNA; via the coding sequence ATGGCAATCGATAAACGTGCGGGTCAGCCGGCACAACAGAGTGATTTGATTAACGTCGCCCAGCTGACCGCTCAGTACTATGTGCTGAAGCCGGAAGCGGGCAATGCGGAGCATGCGGTTAAGTTCGGCACCTCCGGCCATCGCGGTAGCGCAGGGCGCCACAATTTCAATGAGCAGCATATTCTGGCGATTGCGCAGGCGATTGCGGAAAACCGCGCGAAAAACGGCATCACCGGCCCGTGCTACGTGGGTAAGGATACCCACGCTTTATCCGAACCGGCCTTCATTTCCGTGCTGGAAGTGCTGGCGGCGAACGGTGTTGATGTGATCGTTCAGGAAAACAACGGTTTCACCCCGACGCCGGCGGTTTCCAACGCGATTCTGGTGCATAACAAAAAAGGCGGCCCGTTGGCGGATGGTATCGTTATCACCCCGTCGCACAACCCGCCGGAAGATGGCGGTATTAAGTACAACCCGCCAAACGGCGGCCCGGCTGATACCAACGTGACTAAAGTGGTGGAGAACCGCGCGAATGAACTGCTGGCCGCCGGTCTGCAGGGCGTGAAGCGTATTTCTCTCGACGCCGCGCTGGCTTCCGGCCACGTGAAAGAGCAGGACCTGGTACAGCCGTTTATTGAAGGGCTGGCGGATATCGTCGATATGGCGGCTATTCAGAAAGCGGGCCTGAAACTGGGCGTCGACCCGCTGGGCGGTTCGGGTATCGAATACTGGAAACGCATCGGCGAGCATTACAAGCTGGATCTGACCATCGTTAACGATCAGGTCGATCAGACGTTCCGCTTTATGCACCTGGATAAAGATGGCGCGATCCGCATGGACTGCTCCTCCGAGTGTGCGATGGCGGGTCTGCTGGCGCTGCGCGATAAGTTCGATCTGGCCTTCGCCAACGATCCGGATTACGACCGTCACGGTATCGTGACCCCGGCTGGCCTGATGAATCCGAACCACTATCTGGCGGTGGCTATCAACTACCTGTTCCAGCATCGTCCGCAGTGGGGTAAAGACGTTGCGGTTGGTAAAACGCTGGTTTCCTCGGCGATGATTGACCGCGTGGTTAACGATCTGGGCCGTAAGCTGGTGGAAGTGCCGGTGGGCTTCAAGTGGTTTGTTGACGGTCTGTTCGATGGCAGCTTCGGCTTCGGCGGCGAAGAGAGCGCAGGGGCATCATTCCTGCGTTTCGATGGCACGCCGTGGTCCACCGATAAAGACGGTATCATCATGTGCCTGCTGGCGGCGGAAATCACCGCGGTGACCGGTAAGAACCCGCAGGAGCACTACAACGAGCTGGCGGAACGCTTTGGCGCCCCGAGCTACAACCGTCTGCAGGCATCGGCCACTTCCGCGCAGAAAGCGGCGCTGTCTAAGCTGTCGCCGGAAATGGTGAGCGCCGACACGCTGGCGGGCGATCCAATCACCGCGCGTCTGACCGCGGCGCCGGGCAACGGCGCTTCTATCGGCGGGCTGAAAGTGATGACCGACAACGGCTGGTTCGCGGCCCGTCCGTCAGGCACCGAAGACGCCTACAAAATCTACTGCGAGAGCTTCCTTGGCGAAGAGCATCGCAAGCTGATTGAAAAAGAAGCGGTAGAGATTGTCAGTGAAGTGCTGAAAAACGCCTGA
- the kdpE gene encoding two-component system response regulator KdpE codes for MINVLIIEDEHAIRRFLRTALEADGMRVFEAETLQRGLIEAATRKPDLAILDLGLPDGDGNDFIREVRQWSQMPIIVLSARSEEHDKIAALDAGADDYLSKPFGIGELQARLRVALRRHGSAQADEPVVHFADISVDIPARRIMRGSEEIHLTPIEFRLLAALLNNPGKVLTQRQLLNQVWGPNAVEHSHYLRIYMGHLRQKLEADPARPQHLLTETGIGYRFMP; via the coding sequence GTGATTAACGTTTTAATCATCGAAGACGAACACGCTATCCGCCGCTTTCTGCGCACCGCGCTGGAAGCCGACGGTATGCGCGTATTTGAAGCCGAAACCCTGCAGCGGGGGCTCATCGAAGCCGCCACCCGCAAACCGGATTTAGCGATCCTCGATCTTGGCCTGCCGGACGGGGACGGTAATGATTTTATCCGTGAAGTTCGCCAGTGGAGCCAGATGCCGATTATCGTGCTGTCGGCACGCAGCGAAGAGCATGACAAAATCGCCGCCCTTGACGCTGGCGCCGATGACTACCTGAGTAAACCGTTTGGCATAGGCGAACTGCAGGCGCGGCTGCGCGTCGCGCTGCGCCGTCACGGCAGCGCGCAGGCCGATGAGCCGGTGGTGCATTTTGCCGATATTAGCGTCGATATCCCCGCCCGCCGTATCATGCGCGGCAGTGAAGAAATTCATCTGACGCCCATCGAGTTTCGCCTGCTGGCGGCGCTACTGAACAATCCGGGCAAAGTGCTTACCCAGCGCCAGCTTCTGAATCAGGTATGGGGACCTAACGCCGTGGAGCACAGTCACTATTTGCGGATTTATATGGGGCACTTACGGCAAAAACTGGAGGCTGACCCGGCGCGGCCGCAGCATCTGCTGACCGAAACCGGTATTGGCTATCGCTTTATGCCTTGA
- the kdpD gene encoding two-component system sensor histidine kinase KdpD, translated as MSDEPLRPDPDRLLQQTAAPHRGKLKVFFGACAGVGKTWAMLAEAQRLRAQGLDILIGVAETHGRKDTAAMLEGLSALPQKRISHRGRYVHEFDLDAALARRPALILVDELAHSNAPGSRHPKRWQDVEELLEAGIDVFTTVNVQHLESLNDVVSGITGVQVRETVPDPFFDAADDVVLVDLPPDDLRQRLNEGKVYIGGQAERAIENFFRKGNLIALRELALRRTADRVDEQMRAWRDRQGQEKVWHTRDAILLCIGHNTGSEKLVRAAARLAARLGSVWHAVYVETPALHRLPEARRRAILAALKLAQELGAETATLSDPSEEKAVLHYAREHNLGKIVIGRQGERRWWERAGFADRLARRAPDLDLVVIALDEKPASLPARANDNRTALDKWRQQLKGCLLAVALCAIITVVAMQWLMAFEAANLVMLYLLGVVIIALLYGRWPSVLATFINVISFDLFFVAPRGTLAVSDVQYLLTFGVMLTVGLVIGNLTAGMRYQARVARYRERRTRHLYEMSKALAVGRSREDIAATSERFITSTFQARSQLLLPDENGLLQPMTQQSGVFSWDDAIARWSFDKGQPAGAGTDTLPGVPYQILPLQSAARTWGLLLVEPENLRQLMIPEQQRLLETFTLLVASALERLTLTASEEQARLTSERESLRNSLLAALSHDLRTPLTVLFGQAEILTLDLASEGSKHAPQANEIRQHVLNTTRLVNNLLDMARIQSGGFNLHKEWLTLEEIVGSALRMLEPGLGGQHIQLSLPDPLLLVHVDGPLFERVLINLLENAHKYAGAQAQIGIHAEADRQQLIIEVWDNGPGIPAGQEQAIFDKFARGNKESAIPGVGLGLAICQAIVEVHDGSITASNRPEGGACFRVTLPRESPPELEELTEDM; from the coding sequence ATGAGTGACGAGCCGCTGCGCCCGGACCCCGACCGTCTGCTGCAACAAACCGCTGCGCCGCATCGCGGCAAGCTGAAGGTGTTTTTCGGCGCCTGCGCCGGGGTGGGTAAGACCTGGGCTATGCTGGCGGAAGCGCAGCGGCTGCGCGCTCAGGGGCTGGATATTCTGATCGGCGTGGCGGAAACCCACGGCCGCAAAGATACCGCCGCCATGCTGGAGGGGCTTAGCGCCCTCCCGCAAAAGCGCATTTCCCATCGCGGACGCTACGTCCATGAGTTTGACCTCGATGCCGCGCTGGCCCGCCGCCCGGCGCTGATCCTGGTGGACGAACTGGCGCATAGCAACGCGCCGGGTTCGCGCCACCCGAAACGCTGGCAGGACGTCGAAGAACTGCTCGAAGCCGGTATCGACGTCTTCACCACCGTCAACGTCCAGCATCTTGAAAGCCTCAATGATGTGGTCAGCGGTATTACCGGCGTGCAGGTACGCGAAACCGTCCCCGACCCCTTCTTTGACGCCGCCGATGATGTCGTTCTGGTGGATTTGCCGCCGGACGATCTGCGCCAGCGCCTGAATGAGGGCAAGGTGTACATCGGCGGCCAGGCCGAACGCGCCATCGAAAACTTCTTCCGCAAAGGTAATCTGATCGCCCTGCGCGAGCTGGCGCTGCGCCGTACCGCCGACCGGGTAGACGAGCAAATGCGCGCCTGGCGCGACCGCCAGGGGCAGGAAAAAGTCTGGCACACCCGCGACGCCATTCTGCTGTGCATCGGCCACAACACCGGCAGTGAAAAACTGGTTCGCGCCGCCGCCCGGCTGGCAGCCAGGCTCGGCAGCGTCTGGCACGCGGTCTATGTAGAAACGCCCGCGCTGCACCGACTGCCGGAGGCCAGGCGGCGGGCGATCCTCGCCGCGCTGAAGCTGGCGCAAGAGTTAGGCGCCGAGACCGCCACCCTCTCCGACCCATCGGAAGAAAAAGCGGTGCTGCATTACGCTCGCGAGCACAACCTCGGCAAAATTGTGATTGGCCGCCAGGGAGAGCGCCGCTGGTGGGAACGAGCCGGGTTTGCCGACCGTCTGGCGCGTCGCGCCCCGGACCTCGATCTGGTGGTGATCGCGCTGGATGAAAAACCGGCCTCCCTGCCCGCCCGCGCGAACGACAATCGTACGGCGCTCGACAAATGGCGCCAGCAGTTGAAGGGCTGCCTGCTGGCCGTGGCGCTGTGCGCCATTATCACCGTAGTCGCCATGCAGTGGCTGATGGCCTTCGAAGCCGCCAACCTGGTGATGCTCTATCTACTGGGCGTGGTGATTATCGCCCTGCTGTATGGCCGCTGGCCATCGGTGCTGGCGACCTTTATCAACGTCATTAGCTTCGATCTCTTTTTTGTCGCCCCACGCGGCACGCTGGCGGTTTCCGACGTCCAGTATCTGCTGACGTTCGGCGTGATGCTGACCGTTGGTCTGGTGATCGGCAACCTGACCGCCGGGATGCGTTACCAGGCGCGGGTGGCGCGTTATCGCGAGCGGCGCACCCGCCACCTGTATGAAATGTCGAAAGCGCTGGCGGTCGGCCGCAGCCGGGAAGATATCGCCGCCACCAGCGAACGCTTTATTACCTCCACCTTTCAGGCCCGCAGCCAACTACTGCTGCCAGATGAGAACGGGCTGCTGCAGCCGATGACCCAGCAATCCGGCGTTTTCTCGTGGGATGATGCGATTGCCCGCTGGAGCTTCGATAAGGGCCAGCCAGCCGGAGCCGGTACCGACACTCTCCCCGGCGTGCCGTATCAAATTCTGCCGCTACAAAGCGCCGCCCGCACCTGGGGACTGCTGCTGGTCGAACCGGAAAATCTGCGTCAGCTGATGATCCCCGAACAGCAACGGCTGCTGGAAACCTTTACCCTGCTGGTGGCCAGCGCCCTTGAACGTCTGACCCTGACCGCCAGCGAAGAGCAGGCGCGCTTGACCAGCGAACGCGAAAGCCTGCGCAACTCACTACTGGCCGCCCTCTCCCACGATCTGCGGACGCCGCTGACGGTCCTGTTCGGCCAGGCGGAGATCCTGACCCTCGATCTGGCCAGCGAAGGTTCGAAGCACGCGCCGCAGGCCAACGAAATTCGCCAGCACGTGCTCAACACCACCCGGCTGGTGAATAATTTACTGGATATGGCGCGTATTCAGTCCGGCGGCTTTAATCTGCATAAAGAGTGGTTAACCCTCGAAGAGATAGTCGGTAGCGCCCTGCGTATGCTGGAGCCAGGGCTTGGCGGCCAGCACATCCAGCTGTCGCTGCCGGACCCGCTACTGCTGGTCCACGTAGACGGCCCGCTGTTTGAGCGGGTGCTGATCAACCTGCTGGAAAACGCGCATAAATACGCCGGCGCGCAGGCGCAGATTGGCATTCACGCCGAAGCGGATAGGCAGCAGTTGATCATTGAAGTCTGGGATAATGGTCCGGGGATCCCGGCAGGCCAGGAACAAGCTATCTTTGATAAGTTCGCGCGTGGTAATAAAGAATCGGCTATCCCCGGCGTCGGTCTGGGGCTGGCGATTTGCCAGGCCATTGTCGAGGTGCACGACGGTAGCATTACCGCCAGCAACCGTCCGGAGGGCGGAGCCTGTTTCCGTGTTACACTGCCGCGAGAATCGCCCCCAGAACTGGAAGAGTTAACCGAGGACATGTGA
- the kdpC gene encoding potassium-transporting ATPase subunit KdpC — MSLIRPAFVLFILLTLLTGGLYPLLTTALGHWWFPQQANGSLIQIDGEVRGSALIGQNFTAAGYFHGRPSATAEVADNPLASGGSNLAVSNPAQDKAISERVEALRAANPQANPTVPVELVTASASGLDNNLTPAAVLWQVPRVAKARNLSDAQVKQLVDQATQKPLLSFLGQPVVNILQLNMALDALKD, encoded by the coding sequence ATGTCATTAATTCGTCCGGCATTTGTGCTATTTATTCTGTTAACCCTGCTCACTGGCGGCCTGTATCCGTTGCTGACTACCGCCTTAGGGCATTGGTGGTTCCCGCAGCAGGCTAACGGCTCGCTGATCCAGATCGACGGCGAGGTGCGCGGCTCCGCTCTGATCGGGCAGAACTTTACCGCCGCCGGTTATTTCCATGGACGCCCTTCCGCGACGGCAGAGGTGGCGGATAATCCGCTGGCCTCTGGCGGCAGTAACCTGGCGGTCAGCAATCCGGCGCAGGATAAAGCGATTAGCGAACGGGTAGAGGCGTTACGCGCCGCTAACCCGCAAGCGAATCCGACGGTGCCGGTCGAGCTGGTGACCGCATCGGCCAGCGGGCTGGATAACAACCTGACCCCTGCCGCGGTGCTGTGGCAGGTACCGCGCGTCGCCAAAGCGCGCAATCTTAGCGATGCGCAGGTGAAACAGTTAGTGGATCAGGCAACGCAAAAACCGTTGCTCAGCTTTCTCGGTCAACCTGTGGTAAATATACTGCAACTGAATATGGCGCTGGATGCCCTGAAGGATTAA
- the kdpB gene encoding potassium-transporting ATPase subunit KdpB, whose product MSRKQLALLEPTLVRQALLDAVKKLSPSVQWRNPVMFIVWIGSVLTTLLAMAMAGGYLTGHAGFTAAVSLWLWFTVLFANFAEAMAEGRSKAQANSLKGVKKTAFARKLRAPQHDAPMDHVPAEELRKGDIVLVEAGDIIPCDGEVIEGGASVDESAITGESAPVIRESGGDFASVTGGTRILSDWLVIRCSVNPGETFLDRMIAMVEGAQRRKTPNEIALTILLIALTLVFLLATATIWPFSAWSGNAVSVTVLVALLVCLIPTTIGGLLSAIGVAGMSRMLGANVIATSGRAVEAAGDVDVLLLDKTGTITLGNRQASAFLPARGVEERVLADAAQLSSLADETPEGRSIVVLAKQRFNLRERDLQSLHATFVPFTAQTRMSGINIDQRMIRKGSVDAIRRHIEANGGHFPADVDKQVEEVARQGATPLVVAEGERVLGIISLKDIVKGGIKERFAQLRKMGIKTVMITGDNRLTAAAIAAEAGVDDFLAEATPEAKLALIRQYQSEGRLVAMTGDGTNDAPALAQADVAVAMNSGTQAAKEAGNMVDLDSNPTKLIEVVHIGKQMLMTRGSLTTFSIANDVAKYFAIIPAAFAAAYPQLAMLNVMHLHSPSSAIMSAVIFNALIIVCLIPLALKGVSYRPLSASAMLRRNLWVYGLGGLIVPFVGIKAIDLLLTLTGLV is encoded by the coding sequence ATGAGTCGCAAACAATTAGCCCTGCTGGAGCCGACGCTAGTGCGTCAGGCGCTGCTGGATGCGGTGAAAAAACTCAGCCCCTCGGTGCAGTGGCGTAACCCGGTGATGTTTATCGTCTGGATTGGCAGCGTGCTGACCACCCTGCTGGCGATGGCCATGGCCGGGGGGTACCTCACGGGTCACGCCGGCTTTACCGCCGCCGTCAGCCTGTGGTTATGGTTTACCGTACTGTTCGCCAACTTCGCCGAAGCCATGGCCGAAGGCCGTAGTAAAGCGCAGGCCAACAGCCTGAAAGGGGTGAAGAAAACCGCTTTCGCCCGTAAGCTGCGCGCGCCGCAGCACGATGCTCCGATGGATCACGTCCCGGCGGAAGAGTTACGCAAAGGCGATATCGTGCTGGTCGAAGCTGGCGACATTATCCCCTGCGACGGCGAAGTGATCGAAGGCGGCGCTTCGGTAGATGAAAGCGCCATCACCGGGGAATCCGCGCCGGTGATCCGCGAGTCCGGCGGCGATTTCGCCTCGGTCACCGGCGGCACCCGGATCCTCTCTGACTGGCTGGTGATCCGCTGCAGCGTCAACCCTGGCGAAACCTTCCTTGACCGGATGATCGCTATGGTTGAAGGCGCGCAGCGCCGTAAAACTCCAAACGAAATCGCGCTGACGATCCTGCTGATCGCCCTGACGCTGGTGTTCCTGCTGGCCACCGCCACCATCTGGCCCTTCTCGGCGTGGAGCGGTAATGCGGTTAGCGTTACCGTGCTGGTCGCGCTGCTGGTGTGTCTGATCCCGACCACCATCGGCGGCCTGCTCTCCGCTATCGGCGTCGCCGGGATGAGCCGAATGCTCGGCGCCAACGTTATCGCCACCAGCGGCCGCGCGGTGGAAGCCGCCGGCGATGTCGACGTACTGCTGCTGGATAAAACCGGCACCATCACCCTCGGCAACCGTCAGGCCTCGGCTTTCCTGCCGGCTCGCGGCGTCGAAGAGCGCGTATTGGCCGACGCCGCCCAACTGTCGTCGCTGGCGGATGAAACGCCGGAAGGCCGCAGCATCGTGGTACTGGCGAAACAGCGCTTTAATTTGCGCGAACGCGACCTGCAGTCGCTGCACGCCACATTTGTCCCCTTTACCGCCCAGACCCGTATGAGCGGTATCAACATCGACCAACGCATGATCCGCAAAGGGTCGGTGGACGCGATTCGCCGCCATATCGAAGCTAACGGCGGCCACTTCCCGGCCGATGTCGATAAGCAGGTAGAAGAGGTCGCCCGCCAGGGGGCCACGCCGCTGGTGGTGGCGGAAGGCGAACGCGTGCTGGGCATTATTTCGCTCAAAGATATCGTCAAAGGCGGCATTAAAGAGCGTTTCGCCCAGCTGCGCAAAATGGGCATTAAGACGGTGATGATCACCGGTGATAACCGTCTGACCGCCGCCGCCATCGCCGCCGAAGCGGGGGTTGATGATTTTCTTGCCGAAGCGACGCCGGAAGCCAAGCTGGCGCTGATTCGCCAGTATCAGTCGGAAGGACGGCTGGTGGCGATGACCGGTGACGGTACCAACGACGCCCCGGCGCTGGCGCAGGCTGATGTGGCGGTCGCGATGAACTCCGGCACCCAGGCAGCAAAAGAGGCGGGCAATATGGTGGATCTCGACTCGAACCCGACCAAGCTGATTGAAGTGGTGCATATCGGTAAACAGATGCTGATGACCCGTGGGTCGTTAACCACATTCAGTATCGCCAACGACGTCGCCAAGTATTTCGCGATTATTCCGGCCGCCTTCGCCGCCGCCTATCCGCAGCTGGCGATGCTGAACGTGATGCATCTGCACTCGCCCTCTTCGGCGATCATGAGCGCGGTTATTTTCAACGCCCTGATTATCGTCTGCCTGATCCCTTTAGCGCTGAAGGGCGTGAGCTATCGTCCGCTGTCGGCATCGGCGATGCTGCGCCGCAACCTGTGGGTTTACGGCCTCGGCGGGCTGATTGTGCCGTTTGTCGGTATTAAAGCTATCGACCTGTTGCTGACCCTGACCGGTCTGGTGTGA
- the kdpA gene encoding potassium-transporting ATPase subunit KdpA — translation MAAQGFLLIASFLLVLLVLARPLGSLLARMINDVPLPGLAGVERGIWRLAGIRRQEMDWRQYLIAIVLFNAIGLAALMALLMCQGWLPFNPQHFPSLSWDLALNTAVSFVSNTNWQAYAGETTMSYLSQMVGLAVQNFLSAATGIAVIFVLTRAWARQKVSTLGNAWVDLTRITLWLLLPLSLLIALFFVQQGVPQNLQAYQPFTSLEGVRQWLPMGPVASQEAIKMLGTNGGGFFNANSSHPFENPTALTNLVQMLAIFLIPAALCFAFGEAVGDRRQGRAILWAMALIFVVCVAVVMWAETRGNPHLLSLGADSSLNMEGKESRFGILASSLFAVVTTAASCGAVNAMHDSFTALGGMVPMWLMQIGEVVFGGVGSGLYGMLLFVMLAVFIAGLMIGRTPEYLGKKIDVREMKMIALAILVTPTLVLVGTALAMMTEAGRSAMLNPGPHGFSEVLYAVTSAANNNGSAFGGLSAGTTFWNLLLAFCMLVGRFGVIVPVMAIAGSLVNKKIQPASSGTLATHDALFIGLLIGTVLLVGALTFIPALALGPVAEHFSLL, via the coding sequence ATGGCCGCGCAAGGGTTCTTACTTATCGCCAGCTTCCTGCTGGTACTGCTGGTGCTGGCGCGGCCACTCGGTTCGCTGCTGGCGCGAATGATAAACGACGTTCCGCTCCCGGGGCTTGCCGGCGTTGAGCGCGGTATCTGGCGGCTGGCGGGGATTCGCCGCCAGGAGATGGACTGGCGGCAGTACTTGATCGCCATTGTGCTGTTTAACGCCATTGGTCTCGCGGCGCTGATGGCGCTGCTGATGTGCCAGGGGTGGCTGCCGTTCAATCCGCAGCACTTCCCCAGCCTGTCATGGGATTTAGCGTTGAATACCGCGGTCAGTTTCGTCAGCAACACCAACTGGCAGGCCTACGCCGGGGAAACCACCATGAGCTATCTCAGCCAGATGGTGGGCCTGGCGGTGCAAAACTTCCTGTCGGCCGCGACCGGTATTGCGGTGATCTTCGTGCTGACCCGCGCCTGGGCGCGACAGAAAGTCAGCACCCTCGGCAACGCCTGGGTCGACCTGACCCGCATTACGCTGTGGCTGCTACTGCCTCTTTCTCTGCTGATCGCGCTGTTCTTTGTGCAACAGGGCGTGCCGCAGAACCTGCAGGCTTATCAGCCGTTCACCAGCCTGGAAGGCGTTCGCCAGTGGCTGCCGATGGGACCGGTCGCCTCGCAGGAAGCGATCAAAATGCTTGGTACCAACGGCGGCGGTTTCTTTAATGCCAACTCATCGCATCCGTTTGAGAACCCGACGGCGTTAACCAACCTGGTGCAGATGCTGGCGATCTTCCTGATCCCGGCGGCGCTGTGTTTTGCCTTTGGCGAAGCGGTCGGCGATCGCCGTCAGGGACGCGCCATCCTGTGGGCGATGGCGCTGATTTTCGTGGTCTGCGTGGCGGTGGTGATGTGGGCGGAAACCCGCGGAAATCCGCATCTGCTCAGCCTTGGCGCCGACAGCAGCCTGAATATGGAAGGGAAAGAGAGCCGCTTTGGCATTCTCGCCAGCAGCCTGTTTGCGGTGGTCACTACTGCGGCCTCCTGCGGCGCGGTCAACGCGATGCATGATTCCTTCACCGCGCTGGGCGGTATGGTGCCGATGTGGTTGATGCAGATTGGCGAGGTGGTCTTCGGCGGCGTAGGCTCCGGGCTATACGGCATGCTGCTGTTCGTCATGCTGGCGGTATTTATCGCCGGGTTGATGATTGGCCGCACGCCGGAATATCTCGGCAAGAAAATCGACGTGCGCGAAATGAAAATGATCGCGCTGGCGATTCTGGTGACCCCGACGCTGGTACTGGTCGGCACCGCGCTGGCGATGATGACCGAAGCCGGACGCAGCGCCATGTTGAATCCTGGGCCGCACGGCTTTAGCGAAGTGTTGTACGCCGTCACCTCGGCGGCCAACAACAACGGCAGCGCCTTCGGCGGCTTAAGCGCCGGCACGACATTCTGGAACCTGCTGCTGGCGTTCTGCATGCTGGTGGGCCGCTTCGGGGTGATCGTCCCGGTGATGGCGATTGCCGGGTCGCTGGTGAATAAGAAAATTCAGCCCGCCAGCTCCGGCACGCTCGCCACCCACGACGCGCTGTTTATCGGCCTGCTTATCGGCACCGTCCTGCTGGTCGGCGCCCTGACCTTTATCCCCGCACTGGCGCTCGGCCCGGTGGCGGAACACTTCTCTTTACTTTAA
- the kdpF gene encoding K(+)-transporting ATPase subunit F encodes MTTGIIAGVTLVFLLLAYLVYALIHAEAF; translated from the coding sequence GTGACTACAGGCATCATTGCCGGCGTAACGCTGGTGTTCCTGCTGCTGGCGTATCTGGTCTATGCCCTGATACATGCGGAGGCATTCTGA
- a CDS encoding DUF2517 family protein, with product MALYKAYPAHIILMRRAFAVVAGVAALPVMLFWKDRARYYSWLHRVWAKTSEQPVWMAQAEKAAHDFY from the coding sequence ATGGCGTTGTACAAAGCTTATCCTGCTCACATTATCCTGATGCGTCGCGCTTTCGCCGTCGTGGCCGGGGTCGCTGCGCTGCCGGTAATGCTGTTCTGGAAAGATCGCGCCCGTTATTACAGCTGGCTGCATCGGGTATGGGCGAAAACCAGCGAACAGCCGGTATGGATGGCGCAGGCGGAAAAAGCCGCGCATGACTTCTACTAA